A region of the Desulfuribacillus alkaliarsenatis genome:
TCTCTATTTGTCCCGATTGATCAAATGGAGCTTATCCAAAAATATATAGGCGGAGATGACAAGGCGCCTAAAATAAATTCCTTAGGCGGTACGGAGTGGAAGCGTGCTAAGGGCAAAGTTAAGAAGGCTGTTCAAGATATTGCAGACGAGCTTATAAAATTGTATGCTACTCGGACAATGAGTGAAGGATTTGCGTTTAATAAGGATTCAGAGTGGCAGAAGGAATTCGAAGCAATGTTTCCGTATGAGGAGACAGAGGATCAGCTGCGTTCAGTAAGAGAGATAAAAGAAGATATGGAAAAGGTTTATCCGATGGACCGTTTATTATGCGGAGATGTTGGATACGGCAAAACAGAAGTCGCTATCCGCGCTGCTTTTAAAGCTGTCCTAGATGGCAAACAGGTAGGTGTATTAGTTCCAACGACAATATTGGCCCAGCAGCACTTTGAAAATTTCAAGGAAAGATTTGCAGGCTATCCAATCAGAATTGCCGTATTAAGCCGCTTCCGAACACGCAAAGAGATTACTGACAGCTTAAAGGCTTTAAAGCGTGGAGAAATTGATATTATTATCGGCACGCACCGATTATTGTCTAAGGATGTAAGCTTTAACGACTTAGGCTTACTGATTATAGATGAGGAGCAACGCTTTGGCGTAACCCATAAGGAAAAAATAAAACATATAAAAAAGAATGTAGATGTACTCACCTTAACAGCAACACCTATACCAAGAACCTTGCATATGTCTTTGCTAGGGGTTAGAGATTTAAGCTTGATTGAAACACCTCCTGCTAATCGTTTTCCTGTTGAGACCTTTGTTATGGAATATAACCCTATATTTATCCGTGAGGTTATCGAGCGGGAAATTGGCCGTGGTGGGCAAGTGTACTTTGTGCATAATAAAATTGAGGGAATTGAGCGGCTTGCCGAGCAGCTCAGGGCTTTAATTCCAGATTTACGGGTTGTAATTGGACATGGACAAATGGGCGAACAGAGATTAGAGAAAGTCATGCTAGAATTTTTAGATCGGCAATATGATGTGCTCATAAGTACTACAATCATTGAAACGGGGTTAGATATCCCGAATGTTAATACTTTAATAGTACATGATGCAGATAAGATGGGCCTATCTCAGCTATACCAACTCAGGGGGCGTGTAGGCAGGTCTAACCGTGTTGCGTATGCATATTTTACTTACCAAAAGGACAAAGTCTTAACTGAGGTTGCAGAGAAGCGTTTGCAGGCAATTCGCGAATTTACTGAGCTAGGATCAGGATTCAAAATAGCTATGCGTGACCTAGCTATCCGTGGTGCGGGTAATTTATTAGGTGCGGAGCAGCATGGCCATATAGCTGCAGTTGGATTTGAAATGTATAATCATTTACTAGCTGAAGCGGTGGAGAAGCTAAAGAACAAGCAAGACGGTAATACTGAAGAAGCCGTAGAGCCGATTATAGATATTAATGTGAACGCTTATCTGCCAGACACATATGTTAAAGACTCGATGCAGAAAGTAGAATTGTATAAGAAAATGTCGAAGGTTAGAGATATAGAGCAAGCACATGAAATTGAGGAAGAGATGCTTGATCGTTTTGGCCCACTTCCAGAAGAGGTTGAGTTATTACTAGCTGTTACACGCATCAAATCCTACTGCTATACCTATCGGGTTACCCATATCGAACAGCAAGGAGATATAATAGTAATCAAATTACATCCGAGTGAGAATAGCAGAATAAACGGGCAAAAGCTGTTTGAAAGGGCAACTAGATTTGACAATCGTATACAATTACAGGCTGGACAATACATAGGTATTGTTGTTAATATTAAAAAGTTAACACAGAAAGAAATAGTTGAAATCTTAGAAAAATGGATGTATAGTTATCAAGGAGTCTGTGAATCTGAACATCAAGACACTGATTCCGTAAGAAAAAAAGGAGTGGGATAGATTGTATAATAAAAGCAAACGCATTATGTTTTTAGCAATAGCAGTACTACTAGTCGCAGTACTTGTAGTTGGATGTGGGCAGAGAGATGCTGTAGAGCCTGAGCCAACAATGGACTTTGAAGCTTTTAGAGCAAGCGTTGATGCAAACCAAGTCATTGCAGAATTAGAAGGTACAACCTTAACATATGGGGAAATGTTTGAACAGTTAGAAGCTGAAGATATATTACAGCCAGGTATTGCAGACTACGCAGTAGAAGATATGGACATGCTTGCAGGCTATGCAGAGCAGCTTGTAATCCGCAAGCAAATATTTGAAGAAGCAGAAACTGCAGGATTTCAGTATGACCAAACAGTATTAGACGAAGAGATGCAAAACGTGTTGGCACAATATCCTGACTTAACGGAACAGGAACAAGCAAAGCTTAGGAGCTTATTAAACCACTATATTACGATTACTGAGTATTTAAATGACCAAGTTTCAGAGGAAGATGCACGGGCTTTCTATGAAGAAAACCCAGGCGAGTTCACTACAGCATCTGTTCGCCACATATTAATAGCTTTTGAAGGCCGCTCTGAAGAAGAGGCTTTAGAGCTAGCAAATAGCCTAACTGAGCGCATCCGTGCTGGTGAGGACATGGCGGAATTAGCTGAGGAATACACAGAAGATCCTGGTAGTCAGGACGCAGGCGGTTTGTATGAAAATCAGCCAGTAATGCTTTGGGTTCCAGAGTTTAAAGAAGCAGCTTTAACATTTGAATTAAATACCGTTGGAGATCCAGTAAGGACAGAATTTGGCTACCATGTAATGCGCGTTGAGGAACGAAATGTGACGGCGTTTGAGCAGGTAGAGGGTATGATTAAAGATAGCAGAGCTTCTGAAGTTTTCATGGAGTATCTAGATGCTGCTCAAGGTAAGGTAACAGTAAACCTGTAAAGGGAAAATATATAAGTTAATGCCCAGGATTGGTAATCAACCATCCTGGGTTTTTTATATATTTTTTAGCACTTAAATATCCATGAATAAAACAATTATGGTGAAGTATACTAATGCTGACAAAACTTCATAGGGTTATTAGTTATTGGTACAATTCATAATCAAAATGAAAACATACAAGAAAGAGAGGCCATATAATGAAAGCAACAGGAATCGTACGTAGAATTGATGACTTAGGGAGGGTGGTAATCCCAAAGGAAATAAGAAGGACATTACGTATACGTGAAGGTGATCCATTAGAAATTTTTGTTGACCGTGATGGAGGAGTAATATTAAAGAAATATTCTCCAATTGGTGAACTAGGTGATTTTGCAAAGGAATATGTCGAAGCGCTATTTGAAAGTACTGGTCATATAGCAGTGATTAGTGATCGTGACCATGTAATAGCAGTAGCTGGAGCGGCAAAGAAAGATTTCATAGATAAAGAAGTCGGAGAAATTATAGAGAATGCTATGGACCAAAGGA
Encoded here:
- a CDS encoding peptidylprolyl isomerase, whose translation is MYNKSKRIMFLAIAVLLVAVLVVGCGQRDAVEPEPTMDFEAFRASVDANQVIAELEGTTLTYGEMFEQLEAEDILQPGIADYAVEDMDMLAGYAEQLVIRKQIFEEAETAGFQYDQTVLDEEMQNVLAQYPDLTEQEQAKLRSLLNHYITITEYLNDQVSEEDARAFYEENPGEFTTASVRHILIAFEGRSEEEALELANSLTERIRAGEDMAELAEEYTEDPGSQDAGGLYENQPVMLWVPEFKEAALTFELNTVGDPVRTEFGYHVMRVEERNVTAFEQVEGMIKDSRASEVFMEYLDAAQGKVTVNL
- the spoVT gene encoding stage V sporulation protein T, translating into MKATGIVRRIDDLGRVVIPKEIRRTLRIREGDPLEIFVDRDGGVILKKYSPIGELGDFAKEYVEALFESTGHIAVISDRDHVIAVAGAAKKDFIDKEVGEIIENAMDQRKVVKETTANEAELLKNVQESYTSYAVAPIISGGDPIGAIALASQKDGKKVGDLEVKLVETGAAFLAKQMEN
- the mfd gene encoding transcription-repair coupling factor; this translates as MQFLREELCRDADYQSLIKGIDMKLDTQVATGMTGSLKSICIGSLQQDINRPVVVIAHTMAQAQKLYDDLLELHNDGVYLYPGNDFFMMDYIQQSENEVAQRLTTIQAILANKAQIIIAPIYAAIKPISPPEVMEVCFRDLITNTEIDIGELTSWLIETGYEREEKVEKPGQFSVRGGIIDIFPLTESEPCRIEMFDVEVESIRQYDPLTQRSNKSQEKITITPCTEWPVSKVQLKELGDRLQLALDEFSANKTKNQLEPYKEHIVPDIELLQEGLLPEHISKYTNLVYDKNYTLLDYITDDTIIVIDEPGRILEKNKETEKEFAEWITSMMEAGSLLPETFPMYQGDYVFQTKHQKILLPMLLRKFSIVQPKNIVSFVAKSAQEFHGQMHLLQQEMGRWQGCQYQIYVLVANNERRERVLRIFEDYEIKAANVHIGQLHAGFELPSNKLVVLTETEIFGRKQRKVKKATKQANSERIKSFQDLQPGDYVVHINHGVGRYLGIETLKVNDIHRDYLRVQYAKNDSLFVPIDQMELIQKYIGGDDKAPKINSLGGTEWKRAKGKVKKAVQDIADELIKLYATRTMSEGFAFNKDSEWQKEFEAMFPYEETEDQLRSVREIKEDMEKVYPMDRLLCGDVGYGKTEVAIRAAFKAVLDGKQVGVLVPTTILAQQHFENFKERFAGYPIRIAVLSRFRTRKEITDSLKALKRGEIDIIIGTHRLLSKDVSFNDLGLLIIDEEQRFGVTHKEKIKHIKKNVDVLTLTATPIPRTLHMSLLGVRDLSLIETPPANRFPVETFVMEYNPIFIREVIEREIGRGGQVYFVHNKIEGIERLAEQLRALIPDLRVVIGHGQMGEQRLEKVMLEFLDRQYDVLISTTIIETGLDIPNVNTLIVHDADKMGLSQLYQLRGRVGRSNRVAYAYFTYQKDKVLTEVAEKRLQAIREFTELGSGFKIAMRDLAIRGAGNLLGAEQHGHIAAVGFEMYNHLLAEAVEKLKNKQDGNTEEAVEPIIDINVNAYLPDTYVKDSMQKVELYKKMSKVRDIEQAHEIEEEMLDRFGPLPEEVELLLAVTRIKSYCYTYRVTHIEQQGDIIVIKLHPSENSRINGQKLFERATRFDNRIQLQAGQYIGIVVNIKKLTQKEIVEILEKWMYSYQGVCESEHQDTDSVRKKGVG